The DNA window ATTGCCGAAATTGACTTAAGCGACGATTTTCCCGCGACAGGGCAACGGGAAGGCAGTGATATGATGGGAGATTATGAATGGTTTTGGACTGTTGCCATTTCTAACACCATTGAGCGCGATTTAAGACGTTTAGATGTACAAGTAAAACGGCATAAATCAGATACAGAAGCCATCGCCCTCTTAACAGGCTTTGTCGGTAAAAAAACACCTGTCACCCAAACAACCCGTTCAAATATCACACCGTCAACACCAGCAAAAACGCCCGCGACTTCCTCAACGACACCAAACACAGAGAAACAGGATGACTGAAACCACTGCGCCGTTAGTCAGTTGTCATTGCTGTGGCTTGATACAACAGCTTCCCATACACACCGTGACAGAAAAACCCATTTGCGCCCGTTGTACCACACCATTACCCCTTGCACATCATTCCCCCGTCCGTCATCAATGGACACAAAGCCTTGCCCTAACAGCCCTGATTTTTTATATCCCTGCGCTAACCTTGCCATTACTACGCATTGAACGGCTAGGGCATAGACATGAGGACAGTTTATTCACAGGCTTAATTGCTTTATTTGAACAAGGATACTGGTTTATTGGCTTGATTATTCTGTTTTTTTCTGTCCTACTGCCCCCGTTTAAACTCTTGGCATTACTCACCTTGTCCAGCACAAATTTAATTCGCCAAGCCCATCATCGCGCCCTCACTTATCGCGCCGTAGAATTATTAGGGCGGTGGGGCATGTTAGATGTGATGCTGGTGGCAATCCTCGTGGCGTTTGTCAAACTGGGCGGATTAGTCAGTATTCAAGCGGGGTCGGGATTAATAGCCTTTGCTTTACTGGTGTTATTCAGCCTTTTTGCCAGTGTTAGCTTTAACCCCCATGCTTTATGGAGCACTGCTGATGAATGAAACTGCCTCATCATTACCAATAGCCCGCTTAAAACCCCGTTTCACATTATCTTGGCTCTTATGGTTATTACCCCTTCTTGCCCTATTTATCGTCAGTATCTTACTTTATCAGGCTCAACAACAACGTGGCATTCCATTAACTATTGAATTTCAACAAGGATATGGCATTAAGACGGGTGACACACTGCGTTATCGAGGCATAGAAATCGGTCAAGTCTATCGCGTGCGTTTAAGTGACGATTTACAAAAAGTCTTGGTTGACATCTATCTGGCAAAAAATGCCGCCTCAATCGCTCGTCAAGGAAGCCGTTTCTGGATTGTACGCCCACAACTGGATATTACGGGCGCGAGCGGACTAGAAACCGTCGTGGGGGCAAACTACATCAGCGTCTTGCCCAATAAAGAAGCCTCCCAGCCCCAAACCCATTTTGTCGGCTTAGACATGCCCTTATCGATAACCGATTTAGACGCGGGCGGGGTAGAAATCCTCTTGCAGACGAGCGGAAAAGGCATGTTAAAGCGCGGTGCACCCGTGTTATATCGACAAGTTGCAATTGGAACAATTCTAAATGTAGATTTAGACACAGATAGCAGTGCGGTTGTTGTCCATGCCTATATTAAGCCTGAATATACACACTTTATCCGTGAAAATGCCCGTTTTTGGAAAATCAGTGGGATGCGTGTTAGTGCAGGCTGGACAGGAGTCGATTTTCAAATGGATTCACTCTATAGCGTCATTGCAGGCGGAATCGGGCTGGCAATACCTAGCGATTACGGCGCACTCGCGTCAACTGAAAAGCGTTTCCCTTTATACGATGAACCACAAGAAGACTGGTTACAGTGGACTGCGTACATTGCGCCTGATAGCCAACATCTAACGAATTTAGCCAACTATCCTAAACCCCTGTGGGCAACGCTCAGTTGGCAAAATAAACGCTTGGCATTTTGGCGAGAAACACAACAACAAGCATGGGTATTACCCGTACAAGATGGTTTTTTAGCCCCTAAAAGCGTGTTAATTCCGCCCGATGGTGTAGAAAATCCCGTGTTAGCGATTGGTGATTTAACTATCAATTTACAAACCATCACCCCCATTATTTACAATGGCGACCTCGCAATTTTGCCCTATACACACAATTTCAGTGCGGTAAGCCTGCCACTTTCGCCCATTATCAACACATATCCTGAACCCATAAATAGCCTTGTCATTGCTGACGCTACAACCTCTCCCCATCCTATCAAAGCAGAGCGTTATCAAAAATATGATGATGTATGGTTACTACAAGATAAACAAGCCTTTTCCCCATCATGGCTGGGTGCACCTGTTATTGCAACGGAAACGGGTGAATTATTAGGTATTTTAATCGTGACTGATAATTTAGTCGGTGTATCCTTGCTGATTGGGAATCCATTGATAGAAAAAGATAAAACGACGGCAAAATAAATAATCTGAGTTCTGCGAGTTTCTTTTAAAAAGACAAGCGTTTGTCTGAATCAGAATTCACAGAATTTTCAGAATTAGCAGAATTAAAAAGCGTTATTCACCTTAAATTTTTGGTTTTAGGGTTTTAAATTCTGTTAATTCTGTTAATTCTGAAAATCCTGATTCAGACAATCTTTTAATCTTCTCTGGTGAATTCTTTTCGCACGTTCCGACAGACCTGCTAGGTTTTAAAAACCTAGCAGGTCTCTGTTTTGTTTTATAAAACTCGCCGAACTCAAGTTAATACGAATCACGCTTTTTAATTCTGCTAATTCTGAAAATTCTGTGAATTCTGATTCAGACAAAAAAAGACCTGCTAGGTTTTGAAAGCCTAGCAGGTCTCTGTCTTTCTCATCGCAGGCAATAATCAGCGGGCAAAAAAAAACCAAACTTTTTTTAAAGTTTGGTTTTTTTAAATTCGGTTATGGGTCGTCCGCGACTCGAACGCGGGACCAACGGATTAAAAGTCCGCTGCTCTACCGACTGAGCTAACGACCCGAGAAGCTGTATATTATAGGCGATTTTCTCCAAAGCGCAAGCATTTTTTTAGTTTTTTATTACGAGTCTTACAACTTCTTGTCTTTTTTTAAAAGAAACTCGTCACTTTATTCCGCAGGCGTATTTTTTTCTACCCAGCGCATTGTGTTATCGTTTAAAGTTTCATGCTTCCAAAACGGGGCTTGTGTTTTTAACGATTCAATCAATAAGCGACAGCCCGCGAATGCTGCCGCGCGATGTGCTGACCATGCAGCCGTTAATACAATTGTATCATTGGGTAGAATTTCACCAACCCGATGAATAATAAGCGTATCTAATAACGAAAATTCATTAAGGGCTTGCAGACTGATTTTTTGCAAGTATTTTTCTGTCATTTGCGGATAATGCTCTAAAAACATAGCTTTCACGCCATCGCCTTCGTTAAAATCGCGCATTGTCCCCACAAAAACGGCTGCCGCACCACATTGTCCATGCAAGGCTTGCAAACTCTGT is part of the Beggiatoa alba B18LD genome and encodes:
- a CDS encoding paraquat-inducible protein A codes for the protein MTETTAPLVSCHCCGLIQQLPIHTVTEKPICARCTTPLPLAHHSPVRHQWTQSLALTALIFYIPALTLPLLRIERLGHRHEDSLFTGLIALFEQGYWFIGLIILFFSVLLPPFKLLALLTLSSTNLIRQAHHRALTYRAVELLGRWGMLDVMLVAILVAFVKLGGLVSIQAGSGLIAFALLVLFSLFASVSFNPHALWSTADE
- the gspI gene encoding type II secretion system minor pseudopilin GspI, with amino-acid sequence MKLGNSFHHQQRGFTLLEVIVALAIVAIALAAIIKVSGDNASHASYLRDQTLAHWVAMNVIAEIDLSDDFPATGQREGSDMMGDYEWFWTVAISNTIERDLRRLDVQVKRHKSDTEAIALLTGFVGKKTPVTQTTRSNITPSTPAKTPATSSTTPNTEKQDD
- a CDS encoding molybdenum cofactor biosynthesis protein MoaE, with amino-acid sequence MNAQLKILITEQAFNPWAELQAYEQSLQALHGQCGAAAVFVGTMRDFNEGDGVKAMFLEHYPQMTEKYLQKISLQALNEFSLLDTLIIHRVGEILPNDTIVLTAAWSAHRAAAFAGCRLLIESLKTQAPFWKHETLNDNTMRWVEKNTPAE
- a CDS encoding MlaD family protein; translation: MNETASSLPIARLKPRFTLSWLLWLLPLLALFIVSILLYQAQQQRGIPLTIEFQQGYGIKTGDTLRYRGIEIGQVYRVRLSDDLQKVLVDIYLAKNAASIARQGSRFWIVRPQLDITGASGLETVVGANYISVLPNKEASQPQTHFVGLDMPLSITDLDAGGVEILLQTSGKGMLKRGAPVLYRQVAIGTILNVDLDTDSSAVVVHAYIKPEYTHFIRENARFWKISGMRVSAGWTGVDFQMDSLYSVIAGGIGLAIPSDYGALASTEKRFPLYDEPQEDWLQWTAYIAPDSQHLTNLANYPKPLWATLSWQNKRLAFWRETQQQAWVLPVQDGFLAPKSVLIPPDGVENPVLAIGDLTINLQTITPIIYNGDLAILPYTHNFSAVSLPLSPIINTYPEPINSLVIADATTSPHPIKAERYQKYDDVWLLQDKQAFSPSWLGAPVIATETGELLGILIVTDNLVGVSLLIGNPLIEKDKTTAK